A part of Solibacillus sp. FSL H8-0538 genomic DNA contains:
- a CDS encoding S66 peptidase family protein, with the protein MITPKALKKGDTIGLISASGATPPENLQKAIESVEKLGFNVVVGETCRVRHGYLGGSDELRAQEINQMFSDPTIDGIFCIRGGYGATKILARLDYEMIKANSKVFVGYSDVTALHIVFNQKCEFVTYHTPMPSTEFISPKMDDYTWDYFINSVTGTDWNGYRLENPPGQPMTTLVSGTATGQLVGGNLTLVAASLGTPYEIDTKGKILFLEDIDENEQRVDRMLTQLQLAGKLDDAAGFLLGAWTNCGPVNPDHPERSLPLATIFNEILVPLNKPILMDIACGHCLPTMSLPLGKTITFTTETQTITVVE; encoded by the coding sequence ATGATTACACCAAAAGCATTGAAAAAAGGCGATACAATTGGTCTCATTAGTGCTTCCGGCGCAACGCCACCAGAAAATTTACAAAAGGCGATTGAAAGTGTTGAGAAGCTTGGTTTTAACGTTGTCGTAGGTGAAACGTGTCGCGTCAGACATGGTTACTTAGGCGGTTCAGATGAGCTGCGTGCACAGGAAATTAATCAAATGTTTAGTGATCCTACTATTGACGGCATTTTCTGTATCCGTGGTGGCTACGGTGCGACAAAAATCCTAGCACGCCTTGATTACGAGATGATCAAAGCGAATTCGAAAGTTTTTGTAGGCTATAGCGATGTCACGGCACTACATATCGTCTTTAATCAAAAATGCGAATTCGTCACATACCATACGCCGATGCCTTCAACGGAATTTATTAGTCCAAAAATGGATGACTATACTTGGGATTACTTTATCAACAGTGTCACGGGGACTGACTGGAACGGATATCGCCTAGAAAATCCACCAGGCCAGCCTATGACCACGCTAGTATCAGGCACGGCAACAGGTCAGCTAGTTGGTGGGAATTTAACATTAGTGGCAGCATCCCTTGGTACACCGTATGAAATCGATACAAAGGGAAAAATATTATTTTTAGAAGATATTGATGAAAATGAACAGCGTGTAGATCGAATGTTGACACAGCTTCAGCTAGCGGGCAAGCTTGATGACGCAGCGGGCTTTTTATTAGGGGCTTGGACAAACTGTGGACCAGTAAATCCTGACCATCCTGAACGTAGCTTGCCATTAGCAACTATTTTTAATGAAATTTTAGTGCCGCTAAATAAACCCATTTTAATGGATATTGCCTGTGGACATTGCTTACCAACAATGTCGCTTCCATTAGGGAAAACAATTACGTTTACCACAGAAACACAGACGATTACAGTTGTTGAGTAG
- a CDS encoding ATP-binding cassette domain-containing protein produces the protein MSNREVLVEVKNLKVVFGKGKNKFIAIDDVSFEIFKGETFGLVGESGSGKTTIGRAIMRINDVTDGQILYHGKPINGKISKDWDREITQKIQMIFQDPVASLNERAKVDYIISEGLVNTKNFTSEQDRQQKVRQALLEVGLLPEFASRFPHEFSGGQRQRIGIARALVMEPEFIIADEPISALDVSIRAQVLNLLSNLQEKNNLTYLFIAHDLSIVRFITDRTAVIYKGNIVELAETEKLFSNPIHPYTRTLLTAVPEPNPYKERKKVVEIYDPTQHNYEENPPSFVEIEKGHFVLANEEEITRYRNTSKMGV, from the coding sequence ATGAGCAATAGAGAAGTATTAGTCGAAGTGAAAAACTTAAAGGTTGTCTTTGGTAAAGGAAAAAACAAATTCATAGCTATAGATGATGTCAGCTTTGAGATTTTTAAAGGCGAAACATTTGGATTAGTTGGCGAATCCGGATCAGGGAAAACAACGATTGGGCGTGCGATTATGCGCATCAATGATGTAACAGATGGTCAAATTTTGTACCACGGCAAGCCGATTAATGGAAAAATCTCAAAGGACTGGGACCGCGAAATTACGCAGAAAATCCAGATGATTTTTCAGGACCCTGTAGCCTCGCTAAACGAACGTGCCAAAGTTGACTATATTATTTCAGAAGGTCTCGTGAATACAAAAAACTTTACAAGCGAGCAAGATCGCCAACAAAAGGTTCGTCAAGCATTGCTAGAGGTAGGGCTACTACCAGAGTTTGCAAGCCGTTTCCCACATGAGTTCTCAGGAGGACAGCGCCAACGAATTGGGATTGCCCGTGCATTAGTAATGGAACCTGAGTTCATTATTGCGGACGAACCGATTTCAGCACTCGATGTTTCCATCCGTGCGCAAGTATTAAACTTACTGTCAAACTTACAGGAGAAAAACAACTTAACTTATTTATTTATCGCGCATGACTTATCGATTGTCCGCTTTATTACTGATCGGACTGCGGTTATTTATAAGGGAAATATTGTGGAGTTAGCGGAGACGGAAAAACTATTCTCCAACCCAATTCATCCCTATACACGGACATTATTAACCGCTGTACCAGAGCCAAATCCGTACAAAGAGCGTAAAAAAGTAGTCGAAATTTATGATCCAACGCAGCATAACTACGAAGAAAATCCACCATCGTTTGTCGAAATTGAGAAAGGGCACTTCGTTCTGGCAAACGAAGAGGAAATTACACGCTACCGAAACACATCCAAAATGGGGGTATAA
- a CDS encoding ABC transporter ATP-binding protein — translation MGDKLTNERILSIQNLVIKFKLRGQVLTAIRDISLDLYKGESLAIVGESGSGKSVLVKSIMGLLDKNGYIDHGQILYSDYDLAQFTTEKDWLKIRGKEVAMVTQDPMTSLNPLKTVGKQIEESVVLHQGLTGKAAYEETLKLLKDVGIYDVEKRYKQFPHEFSGGMRQRIVIAIAIACNPKVLICDEPTTALDVTIQAQILQLLTNLQKKYGLTTIYITHDLGVVAKVADRIAVMYAGDIIEVGQTHEVFFNGKHPYTWALISSLPQLGTKGEQLYSIKGTPPNLFKQIKGDAFAPRNQYALKIDFEQRPPFFKVSDTHFARTWLLDPHAPKVEPPEALQAFFEEGRRYANEQ, via the coding sequence GTGGGAGACAAACTTACAAATGAACGAATTTTATCCATTCAAAATTTAGTTATTAAATTCAAACTACGTGGCCAGGTCCTAACGGCGATTCGTGATATTTCTCTGGATCTTTATAAAGGCGAAAGTCTTGCAATTGTAGGTGAATCTGGATCGGGGAAATCCGTCCTCGTGAAATCGATTATGGGCTTGCTAGATAAAAACGGCTATATCGATCACGGGCAGATTTTGTACAGCGATTATGATTTAGCGCAGTTTACAACAGAGAAAGATTGGTTGAAGATTCGCGGCAAAGAGGTGGCGATGGTCACACAGGATCCAATGACATCATTAAACCCGCTAAAAACAGTGGGCAAGCAAATCGAGGAAAGTGTTGTCCTGCACCAAGGCTTAACGGGAAAAGCGGCGTACGAGGAAACACTTAAATTACTGAAAGACGTTGGAATATATGATGTGGAAAAACGCTATAAGCAATTCCCGCACGAATTTTCAGGTGGGATGCGCCAGCGGATTGTAATTGCGATTGCCATTGCGTGTAACCCAAAAGTGTTAATTTGTGACGAGCCAACAACGGCACTCGATGTAACAATTCAGGCGCAGATTTTGCAGCTACTCACAAACCTTCAGAAAAAGTATGGCTTAACAACCATTTATATTACGCATGACTTAGGCGTTGTGGCGAAAGTAGCTGACCGTATTGCTGTCATGTACGCAGGAGATATTATTGAAGTTGGCCAAACGCATGAGGTGTTTTTCAACGGCAAGCATCCGTATACTTGGGCACTTATTTCTTCGCTACCACAGCTGGGGACGAAAGGAGAACAACTTTATTCAATTAAAGGAACGCCCCCTAACCTGTTCAAGCAAATAAAAGGGGATGCATTCGCACCGCGTAATCAATACGCGCTGAAAATTGACTTCGAGCAGCGTCCGCCATTCTTTAAAGTGAGCGACACGCACTTTGCACGAACATGGCTACTCGATCCACATGCACCAAAAGTAGAACCTCCTGAAGCGTTACAAGCATTTTTTGAAGAAGGGAGACGATACGCCAATGAGCAATAG
- a CDS encoding ABC transporter permease produces MGIYREEITNISEKSTEELFQFAVTDDNKAEETAYSNYSYWRSTWKSFLKNRLAVFLLVVVFIIVAFTILQPYFPLQKSPTEIYIDEQTGSQARNITPNSEFWFGTNSIGQDLWSRIWAGTRTSLFIGFAVALVEAVVGITIGALWGFSRKLEMPITQLYNIVDNIPTTIVLILMSYILRPSISTIIIAMCITGWVEMARFIRNQIVILRDREYNLASKCLGTPGYRIIIKNLLPYLISVIMLRMSLAIPFAIGAEVFLTYIGLGLPISEPSLGNLINEGRVLMMSPDLRYQLIFPSIVLSVITIAFYIIGNSFADAADPKNHV; encoded by the coding sequence ATGGGCATCTATAGAGAAGAAATTACGAACATCTCTGAAAAATCGACCGAAGAGCTGTTTCAGTTTGCAGTAACGGATGACAATAAAGCCGAAGAAACAGCCTATTCTAATTACTCGTATTGGCGTTCAACATGGAAATCGTTTTTGAAAAATCGTCTGGCAGTCTTTTTGCTAGTTGTCGTGTTTATTATTGTGGCTTTTACGATTCTTCAGCCGTACTTCCCTTTGCAGAAGTCGCCCACAGAAATTTATATCGATGAGCAGACTGGTTCACAGGCACGAAACATCACACCGAACTCCGAATTTTGGTTTGGTACGAACTCAATTGGCCAAGATTTATGGTCACGTATTTGGGCAGGGACGCGGACATCATTATTTATTGGCTTTGCGGTGGCATTAGTTGAGGCAGTCGTTGGGATTACAATCGGTGCGCTGTGGGGCTTTTCGCGTAAACTTGAAATGCCGATTACCCAGCTATATAACATTGTGGATAATATCCCGACAACGATTGTGCTCATTTTAATGTCGTATATTTTACGTCCTAGTATTTCGACCATCATTATTGCCATGTGTATTACAGGCTGGGTGGAGATGGCGCGGTTTATTCGAAATCAAATCGTTATTTTGCGTGACCGCGAATATAACTTAGCTTCAAAATGTCTAGGGACACCAGGCTATCGTATTATTATTAAAAACTTATTACCATACTTAATTTCCGTCATTATGCTGCGTATGAGCTTAGCTATTCCATTTGCGATTGGCGCAGAAGTTTTTTTAACGTATATCGGTTTAGGACTACCAATTAGTGAACCTTCATTAGGGAACCTAATTAACGAAGGCCGTGTACTCATGATGTCACCTGATTTACGCTATCAGCTCATTTTCCCAAGTATTGTATTGAGTGTAATTACAATTGCTTTCTATATAATTGGGAACTCATTTGCGGATGCAGCAGATCCAAAAAATCATGTGTAG
- a CDS encoding ABC transporter permease has product MLWYIGKRLLQSVLTLFIIITIVFSLLRLMPEEGYLGAAAEKMSPEQQEVYLTNLGLRDPILVQLGNFYGNLLQGDLGKSVTYRTDVPVVTIIGDKIMYSLLFGLGAVALSLIIGVPLGIMMAHLKGRWLDRLGTGYIVFIVAVPAAVYYLVIQMYITDIFHLPMLFDEYNPISWMLPLISMALAPIASYAMWMRRYMVDELNKDYIKLARAKGVKERTLMFSHVLRNAFIPMAQYLPATILFTITGSIYIESLYSIPGMGGLLVDAIQRQDNTVVQGLVLVFSSLGIIGLILGDIAMALVDPRIKLGKGESVR; this is encoded by the coding sequence ATGTTGTGGTACATAGGAAAACGATTGTTGCAGTCAGTGTTAACACTTTTTATCATTATCACAATTGTTTTCTCATTACTGCGTTTAATGCCTGAAGAAGGGTACTTAGGTGCAGCTGCGGAGAAAATGTCACCAGAGCAACAGGAAGTGTATTTAACGAATTTAGGTCTGCGTGACCCGATACTTGTACAGTTGGGGAATTTTTACGGGAATTTATTGCAAGGGGATTTAGGAAAGTCTGTTACATACCGTACAGATGTGCCAGTTGTCACAATTATCGGGGATAAAATTATGTATTCATTGCTATTCGGATTAGGCGCAGTTGCTCTGTCACTGATTATCGGTGTACCACTAGGAATTATGATGGCGCATCTGAAGGGGCGTTGGCTCGATCGATTAGGGACAGGTTATATTGTCTTCATCGTTGCCGTACCTGCAGCGGTCTATTACTTAGTCATTCAAATGTATATTACGGATATCTTCCATTTGCCGATGCTATTTGATGAGTACAATCCAATCAGCTGGATGTTACCGCTTATTTCGATGGCATTAGCACCGATTGCGTCGTATGCAATGTGGATGAGGCGCTATATGGTCGATGAGTTAAACAAAGACTATATTAAGCTAGCACGCGCAAAAGGGGTAAAGGAACGTACATTAATGTTCAGCCATGTGCTGCGCAACGCGTTTATTCCTATGGCGCAATACTTACCAGCAACGATTCTTTTTACCATCACAGGATCCATCTACATTGAATCCTTGTATTCCATTCCAGGGATGGGGGGCTTACTAGTTGATGCAATTCAGCGTCAGGATAACACAGTTGTACAAGGTCTAGTACTTGTCTTTTCATCACTTGGAATTATCGGTCTGATTTTAGGCGATATTGCGATGGCACTTGTTGATCCACGTATTAAGTTAGGTAAAGGGGAGAGTGTACGCTAA
- a CDS encoding peptide ABC transporter substrate-binding protein: MKKYLLLLTCMVAVFLAACSDDASKEEEKEKASEYRVVYSGEIKTLNYLKTSDTNEFAVAANLVDGLIEYDEYGVVQPGLAEEWSSNDDATVWTFKLRDGVKWVTHDGKEYADFVAKDFVDGLNYVLDAKNESSTAWIATVVKNGDAFFNGEVTDFAEVGVKALDEHTLEYTLEAPTTYFLSMLNYVCFFPVNGEFLAEKGESFGTSREDFLYNGAYILDKFEPQNERVLVKNDTYWAKDNVFIDRIRYKYNKEAATVAPELFLRGDIDTASIPSSIIDEWFNDDEKKSLVRQSQNDFYTYFYALNFDPQFDAQYDPENWKIVVNNKDFRKSLYHALDRVSAMLTLEPYNPQDLLSNSITPQNFVDVDGVDYTQLAPLAAITNGDSFNKDLASEYKEKVMKELEGKATFPVKVLMPYNSGSPDWANRAQVVEQQVEKLLGADYVDIIVEPGPATGFLSEVRRPGKFALLEVNWGPDFADPSTYTDPFTEGGTYNKPELAEGYTDANGKSKYQNLVDAAKAKVEPAERYELFAQAEAFLIEEAFVIPYSVGGSGYVASKLNPFEAQYSPFGVTAEKFKGQHILEKPMSNDEFKEALAKWEQERAAALAK, encoded by the coding sequence ATGAAAAAGTATTTATTACTTTTGACGTGCATGGTTGCAGTTTTTTTAGCGGCGTGTAGTGATGATGCTTCAAAAGAAGAAGAAAAAGAAAAAGCATCTGAGTACCGAGTAGTTTATTCTGGAGAAATAAAAACATTAAACTACTTAAAAACATCTGATACAAATGAGTTTGCGGTTGCAGCAAACTTAGTTGACGGACTGATTGAGTATGATGAGTATGGTGTCGTACAACCAGGCTTAGCAGAAGAATGGTCTTCAAATGACGATGCAACAGTTTGGACATTCAAGCTGCGTGATGGCGTGAAATGGGTAACACATGACGGTAAGGAGTATGCAGATTTCGTCGCAAAAGACTTTGTTGACGGATTAAACTATGTACTTGATGCAAAAAATGAATCATCAACAGCGTGGATTGCAACTGTTGTGAAAAACGGTGACGCTTTCTTCAACGGCGAGGTTACAGATTTTGCTGAAGTTGGTGTTAAAGCACTTGATGAGCATACATTAGAGTACACATTAGAAGCACCAACAACTTATTTCCTTTCTATGCTGAACTATGTATGTTTCTTCCCAGTGAATGGGGAGTTTTTAGCTGAAAAAGGCGAAAGCTTCGGAACTTCTCGTGAAGATTTCCTTTATAACGGTGCATATATTTTAGATAAATTCGAACCACAAAATGAGCGTGTACTTGTGAAAAACGATACATATTGGGCTAAAGACAATGTGTTTATCGACCGTATTCGCTATAAATATAACAAAGAAGCAGCAACTGTAGCTCCAGAATTATTTTTACGTGGCGACATTGATACGGCAAGCATTCCATCATCAATTATTGATGAATGGTTTAATGACGATGAGAAGAAATCTCTTGTTCGTCAAAGTCAAAATGACTTTTATACGTATTTCTATGCGTTAAATTTTGACCCACAATTTGATGCACAGTATGATCCAGAAAATTGGAAGATTGTAGTGAATAACAAAGACTTCCGTAAATCGCTATACCATGCACTTGACCGTGTATCAGCGATGTTAACATTGGAGCCATACAATCCACAAGATCTGCTTAGCAATAGCATTACGCCACAAAACTTTGTGGATGTAGATGGTGTCGATTATACACAATTAGCGCCATTAGCAGCCATTACAAATGGCGATTCATTTAACAAAGACTTAGCATCTGAGTACAAGGAAAAAGTAATGAAAGAACTGGAAGGGAAAGCGACATTCCCGGTAAAAGTATTAATGCCATACAACTCAGGTAGTCCAGACTGGGCAAACCGTGCACAAGTTGTTGAGCAGCAGGTTGAAAAGTTATTAGGTGCAGATTATGTCGACATTATCGTGGAGCCAGGTCCAGCAACAGGCTTCTTATCAGAAGTTCGTCGTCCAGGTAAGTTTGCGTTACTAGAAGTAAACTGGGGCCCAGATTTTGCTGATCCATCAACTTATACAGATCCATTCACTGAAGGCGGCACTTACAACAAGCCAGAGCTTGCTGAAGGTTACACAGATGCAAATGGAAAATCAAAATACCAAAACTTAGTCGATGCAGCAAAAGCAAAAGTAGAACCAGCAGAACGCTATGAGTTATTTGCTCAGGCAGAAGCCTTCTTAATTGAGGAAGCGTTTGTCATTCCTTACTCAGTAGGGGGTAGTGGCTATGTCGCTTCTAAATTAAATCCATTTGAAGCACAATACTCACCATTTGGCGTGACAGCAGAGAAATTTAAAGGTCAACATATTTTAGAGAAGCCAATGAGTAATGACGAGTTCAAGGAAGCTTTAGCGAAGTGGGAGCAAGAGCGTGCTGCTGCTTTAGCAAAGTAA